In Meles meles chromosome 2, mMelMel3.1 paternal haplotype, whole genome shotgun sequence, the sequence CCTGGTCTTCTGGATGTGTGAGGTGTGGACATCACCTTTGCAGCCTCTCCCCTCCTGGTGTTGTCATCTGCAAGTGTGGGTGCTCAGGACTTTGCTCACACAGTGTGTTTCCTGTTCTCAGTGCTTTGGGGCTGATCGCTGATGGGGGAGCCCGCCATCTTGCTGAGCCACTGTAGACACGTTTAGATAGGAgtgattgttttatatataacttCAGTTGCctgagatgttttgttttttttttaagattttatttatttatttgacagagagagatcacaagtagatagagaggcaggcggggggggggggagcaggctccctgctgagcagagagcccgatgcgggacttgatcccaggaccctgagatcatgacctgagccgaaggcagcggcttaacccactgaaccacccaggtgccctgcctgagatgtttttattcttaattttttgtggTAAGGTACAGTTGATattgtttaaattttcattttgtgcctttttgtttttgatgtagaaCAGAGCTTATAGCTCAGctaaagaaaagagggaaggtgGTGGATGGGGCCATTATCTCTTAACAAAAAGCACCCCACCacagatgttaaaaaataaatgtttacagtTTTTGCCATGAAAAGAACATATTTCTGCATCTTTCAAGAGATGGCCTTTTAGAACCCCTTTGCTGGTGCCCAGTCCTGTGTGTGGCTGACAGGGGGCGCCCAGTGTCAGAATCGAACACCTAGGAGCTTTGACCTGGGTGAGGGGGCCAGGAGGCTGGGTGGGACCTGCGGCGTGCTTGGGTGAGGGGACTCCCATCAGGCCAGGAGTGCCAAGTCTCAACGGTCTCACGTCTGAGGGATGGAAAGGAGCTCCATCAGGGCCTCTGCCCTGGCCATTCCGGGGGCCAGCATAAAGGCAGGGGTAGGGGTCAGGCAGCAGGAGCCCCACACcaccttctgccccttcctgggCCCTCGCTCTGCTGAGCATGGCGAGGCTGCCTCCATCCATACTGCCCCATTGGGACTGGGGGCTGGTCTCCCCATCACCATGGTGCCCAACCAGCTGGTCTCCTAAGCGGGGGTGTTGGTGGCCTGGCAGAGGTTCTGGGTAACGTGCACTCAAGGGAGGCAGGTGCTTGTCTTTGGAAAGCATTCCAGTCTCCTGCTGTGCGGATCGAGGAGCCTGAATGCCACTGGGAGCCACCTCGGAGGCTGCGGGGAGAGGCAGCGGCCCCAGGGCCCAGTGCGCGGGCAGCAGTGCGGGCGGGCATCGTGCTCTGGCAGAGGCAGTGGCTGCCTGGGTCAGGGGGATGGCCGTCGGCTGGAaggcacagaggagagggagcccGCAGACCCCCACAAGGATGGGACGGTCGTGGAGGCCATTGCTGTAGAGCGTGGACACTTGTGTGCCCACAGAAGCTACAGCGGGGTGCGAGTAAGGTCCCTCTGTTTAAAAGCAAAGGTGCACGCACACTGGCTTCTACCCAGCTCCGTCTTGAAGTCCTGAGCAAGGCGCTGGTGCATGTCagttgcgggggtggggaggtcccAGGAGGGGCGGGCAGGGATGGCATCTCTTGGGGGTCCCCCTCAGAACTACCGTCTCTCCTTTCTCGGCAGATGAGGGGCGCTCTGGCAGAGATTATCCAGCTGGCTACCCTGGACTCAGACCCTTGGGTTCTCATGGTAGCTGACATCCTGAAGTCCTTTCCCGACACAGGTTCGCTTAACCTTGACCTCGAAGAGCAGAATCCCAACGTTCAAGACATTTTAGGAGAACTTAGAGAaaagggtatgtgtgtgtgtgtttctgctgggaggagggagacaggTCTTCCTTTAAACCTCTTTGCTGAAGTAAATTCAGTGTCTGGAGTGTTGCATTGTGTGCTAGCCTGCCGTGTACATGGTCCGCCCTGGACGCTGGCCCCCAGCTTTGTACCAGGACAGAGTCTGCAAAACAAGCTTGGGGCAGCCCGCAGGCTGCTGCTCACCATGCTTGCCGTATCTGAGATCCGCGACTGCTTTCATGGTCACGCGtgctctctccctgctcagctccttAAGGCCATGGGCTCTGCCCCTTCAGGTCGCAACTCCAGAGCCTAGATCATTccctggcacagagtagatgctcagAAACATGTGCTGAAGATATTACCAGTTCACTTGTTCTCAATGGGATCGGAAGCCATTTAGGAAATACTGGCCAGTGGTCAGGACTGTAGCGGAAGCGGCAGGCTGATCCTCCCCTGGTTCCTCTCGAGAGAGAGCTGGATCTGGTGTGCCCTTAGAGACGGGACCTGTGCTACTGCAAGGCCAGTGGCCAGCCCGCACCCTGCAGGTagcccccctctcccctccaaaatgaCAGCTCTGTCAGTTTTGATCTCAATGGCCCACACATCCCTTGGATGCTGCAGGAGCACTGGGAAGCCAGCCCCATAGGTCTCTCTCCTGGTGCTTAGCTTGCCCAGGGTGCAGGTGAGGTCCGTGCCTACCTGGTGACTTCTCTGGGTGGGAAGGGCCTACTCTGTCTTCAGCTCCTGGTGGGGGGCGCTCCTTGGCCCCTGGGGGGCCTGGTCCTACAGGGGGTACCATGAGGGGATGGGTGCACAGGAAGAGTAGGGGCTGGGTTCAAGCTCCTTCCCCCAGGGTTTCTCCTGAGTTCTGACTGCTGGGTGAGCACCTAGAGCCAGTAGCTGCCTGGGTGCTGCTTCTGAGGGCCCAGCTTCAGCAGGGGCGGGGAGGCTGCTGGCTAGGACCACAGCACACTTTCCCTTCCTACTGTTGGGGGTGTGTCCTGGTACCTCCGATGCCCTCAGGATGCTCACAGCACCCTCCAGAAATGGTCGTGCTGCTGAGGCgcaggtgggctgggctgggccagggcAGTTGGGCCATGTGTCTGACCCCTAGTTGTGCTGGTGACCTTGACTGCTGggtgacgggggtgggggggtggggggggagcctCGGGGGAGTCCACgcccttgttttctgttttgaaaagcaAGCGGAAGATCCAGGACCATAAACAGGAGACTGCCCGTGGGTTCACATTTTCACGTGAGCCGTGTGCCAGCTGTGGCGTGTGGGAGGGGATGCAGCTGCTAATGTGTTGTGTTGGTTCTGGAACGAGCAGTGAACGAGTGTGAGGCATCTGCCATGCTGCCTCTGGAGTGCCGGTACCTGAACAAAAGCGCCCTGACCACCCTCGCCGGCCCTCTCACACCCCCGGTGAAACACTTCCAGTTGAAGAGGAAGCCAAAGAGCGCCACGCTGAGGGCAGAGTTGCTGCAGAAATGTGAGTGCCCCCACCCTCAGAGGAACCCACTGGCTCGGTTCACACGGTGTCCTCCTCAGGGCTTGCTCACTGGAGCTCTTCCGGGCCCGACGACGCCCAAACTGTGCAAGACGGCTGCCCACGCAAAGTGCTgcgtttgggggtttttttggaaatttatttattgCTCTGCTAAACTGTGTTCTGAAGTCTGCTTTAGAAACTTGGTGGTTTTGGGGTTAAAGTGTCTGTAGTCTTTGTTACAAAAATGAAACCTACAAAGCGTTCCACGTGGGCAGCGGGAAAGGTGGCCTCATGAGGGCCTTTGGAAAGGCTGGGCCTCCCTCGTTTCTGGAGTTGCAGGTGATGCCCGTTTGGCCATTTTACTTAATGTTTCCTCAACTAGCAGCGTATAAAATGTGTGTCGAAGATATTTGCcagaaaaaaggcaagaaaatggattctttCAGCCAAATTGCAAAACAGAGATTGCAGTTCACTTTTCTTCTGAGCAGTCAGGGACTTGGTATTAACCATGTACATAAATGCCCCGACTGCCAAGAACCTGGTGTCCTGGGTCCAGGGCTGCTCCGTGCCCTCACGGAGCCGGCAGGACGTGGCAGGGGTTCAGGCCCCGGTGCTCCCCCACAATCCCCCCCACACCACTGGCCCCGGCCTCGCATTtcaccttccccttccctgccacGCCATCTCAGGAAAGTCTCGTTTCACGCATCTGTGAGGAGAAATGGCACACCTTGCCCGGTGTCCACCAGTGAGGACGCCCCGCCGTACCCATGGGGCCTCCCTCCACCCGTTGGGGAGACAGAAGGCCCCTCCCAGATCCTTGGGAGTGCAAGTCTTTCTGCCCCTGGCTCTACTTCCTCGACAGTAGGGTTTTCTCAGCAGAAAACAGGACATTGGAAGTGGGGCCGGGCTGCTCGGGGAATACGGGAATGCTTGTTTAGGAAGAGAAAGCCCTATGTCTGTAGGAACTCTTCCAGATCTGACTTCTTTGGGAGGTAGAGTCTTGGGGGGGCCTCCGCAGTCAAGGGCGCGGGCCTGATCTAACGCAACCTTCCTTACAGCCACTGAGACGGCCCAGCAGCTGAAGAGGAGTGCAGGGGTGCCTTTCCACGCCAAAGGCCGGGGCCTGCTCCGGAAGATGGACACCACCAGTAAGGCGGCGCTGCACCCCTGGGCTCGCCGTTGCTTGTCAGAAGGGGCTTGACCTCAGAGACATGCTCTCTCCTTGTCGCAGTGGCACTTAAGTGTCGAGATCTGCACAGGCCCTGAAGGTGCCTTGAGGCGTGGTGGTGACAGGACACAGGAGATGAGAGCACTCAGGCTTGAGTTAAGGTTTCCTGTTTGCAGAAGGACCTGGAAGGTTGCGTGTGAATGTTCCAAGAGCAGCCAGACTAGAATTTGAGGGAAATGCTGGCTTCTGGCCTGCTTTAGCAAGCCCAGCGCTGCTCTGTGTGGGAGGTGGggattgggggggtggggaggcctgcAGGTGGAGAGTGAAGTGCCCAGGGTAGTGGGTGTCCCCAAGGCATGTTCTTAGGCTCCACCTCCCTCCTCGGGTAGAAACAGCCCTGCAGGCAAGTGGAACAGATGTTGTGAGGAGAAAACCAGTTGCTCTGGGGCTTGGCCCCCAGAAGGCACTGGACAGAAAACCCAAAGGGCAAGAGGGCACAACGGCCATTTTCCCGCGTCCTAGGACCCAGGGCCAACCGGACAGCTGGGAAGCTGGGTCACCTGAGAACAAAATGGCTGTGCACACCTGTTGGAGCCCAGACAGACGCCTCGGGGGTGGGGTCCCCTTCTGTAGGCCCCACCCCAATGAGGTATCCTGAGGCCAGTGGCATGGTCACTATGCCTTTGACACAGCATCCAGTTCAAGGTCCAGCATGCTTCTCTGGTCCTGCTCATGGTGCTGGGAGGGGGCCACGTGTCTCCTGGTCCTGCGTCACGATGTGAAATCTGAGCGTGGGTCTGGAGGCGGGAGTGGGGAGGCGCCAGATGCCCGGGGACGGGGACAGGTCCTGTTCGGGAGGCACCATCCCTGTGTGTCAGGCGACTTTGTTGTGATAGACTGGGGACCAGACTCGGTGGGGAGGGCGGGGCACGTGGGGGTCTAGCCGGGAACAGGTCTGATCGCCGAGAGGTGCAGGAGGGAAGCTAGGCTGAGAGTCCCACCTGTCTGGGCTGTCGAAAGGCTCGGTGTGTTCGGGCAGACGGCTGGAGGTGTGACAGCTTTGTTTCTTTTGGTGGTTTTGGCAGAAATGCCTAGATGCCGTCACTTCCTGTGGCCTGGCTCTTTGACTTGACATCTGAGTGCTTGAGTACCCGGAGGGGAAGCCTTCACTCCCTAAGGCCTGGGGTTGCAGGTGCCCTGTGGGGTCACCTCCACCCACCCTCAGAAACACAGCCAGTCTGTGGGAATTGGGGCTACACCTGCTGAGCATCTGACAGGCTCGCGGGGGGTGGGTAGGGCACCAGGCTGGCGAAATGGGCAGCCAAGCGCCTCCCTCCTGTATAGTGTGCAGGTTCTTGTAGAAAAGGGTGGAAGTGGCAGGAGACGAGCCAGCCCCCAGAGTTCAGCCTGTGGGGCAGCCCCAGCCCGGGCAGCCACTGATGGGTGCTGTCCTCTCTGCAGCCCCACTCAAAGGCATCCCGAAGCAGGCACCTTTCCGAAGCCCCACCACCCCCAGTGTCTTCAGCCCTGCGGGGAACCGGACCCCCATCCCACCTTCGAGGACTCCTCTGCGGAAGGAGAGGGGCGTGAAGGTAGGCACTTCCCCACGGGCCTCCATGGCCTCACCCGGCGGCCCTCCCGTGGCCATTAAGGGCGGGCTTCTGTCTGTCTTGGCAGCTGCTCGACATCTCTGAGCTAGATATGGTGGGTGCCGGCCGGGAGgcgaagaggaggaggaagacgcTGGGTATGGACACGGGACTCCCTGCGGGTTCTGGGCGGATTGGGGCCACGCCTCCCGACCAGTCCCTCTTTGGTTTCTCCTGGAGGCCAGGGTCCCTGGTGTCCCTGGTGGCTTGTACAGCTCACCAAGGTTGTCTGTAACTGGGGTGCCATGACCACACCTGGCACCCGTGCCACAAATGGGCTTCTTGCATTCTTTGCCCGGAGACTGGGTGTGAAACGCATGCTTGGCTTGCACCCCGGGGGCCCACTAGGCTGGCTTGCAGGGTGCTGTGCCGGCAGGGACACTGGCAAGGATTCTGCTTTGTTGACAGATGCGGAGGTGGTGGAAAAGCCAGCCAAGGAGGAGACCGTCGTGGAGAATGCCACCCCGGATTACGCAGCTGGCCTGGTGTCCACACAGGTGGGGCTGCAGCGCCCTCCCCAGCTGCCCGCCTGTCCCCCGGTTCCTCCTGCGGCCACCATGTGTGCTCCCTTTTGTTCCGGTGGTTCCCCACACCACCTGTCCTGTGTGgaacgtgtgtgtgtgggtgagggTGCAGGGGGGCGCGCTGGCCAGAGGCCCTGATGTGGGCATCACATGAGGGCTAAGTGCATGCACACTGCGTGTGCTCCTCGGCGAGTCTCCTCACtgctgtgccttggtttcccctcTGCCCACTGGGGAGGGCAGTGCTGGCCTTGCAGGTGTGAGGGTGGGCGGGTGCTGGCCGTCAGGCCTGTGTGTGGGGCGTGAGGCCTACCTGCCATGGTGGAGATCAGAGGCTAAACACAGATTGTACACGTGCAGCTCCTGGGTTCAGGGCCACAGACGGGCTGGAGAAAGGCCCCGAGGCCAGGGTGGCTTCCGGATAATGGCTTAGTTTCTTCCTGTTGCGAGCTGTTTTCTCATTTCCTACGACCGAGGGAGTCTTCCCTCTATCGTTTGCTTTTCTGGTAAGAGGAGACCTCGAACAACCTCTCCTCAGAGGCAGCTGGTTTGGGAAGCTCCCTAAGCTGCAGGGGAGGCAGCCCAGGCTTGAGGAGAGTGGAACCCGTGGTACTGCcacagggttgggggtggaggtggagCCGGTCCAGGAATGACTGTAAACTCTGTGTTCCAGAAACTTGGGTCCTTGAACAGCGAGCCCGCGCTGCCCTCCACAAGCTACCTGCCTGCCACACCCAGCGCGGTCCCAGCCTCATCCTACGTCCCCAGCTCCGAGACCCCGGCAGGTGAGCTCCCCACTGGGAGCGGCCCTCGCACCCTCACCCATTCAAATGTGACGTGGCAGCAGCTAGCACAGGGCTTCCAGAACATCCATGCTGTGTCGTCCTCGAGCTTTTGCTGGTGCTGACCTGCCAGCACGAGTTTCTGGGAATGAACCTGAAGTTTCTACCTGCTCTGCCCTTTCTGGGGGCACACAGGCAGTGGCCTCTCTGCACGGTACAGCAGGAGCgttctgctgggggtgggggcgggaaggCCTGGCTGACTGCCTCAGGGCCCAGGGGTCCCCTCCTGGTCCCAGGATTTCAGAAGGAACGGTGTACCCAGGGTAATGGCCTCAACTCTGGAGTGC encodes:
- the NELFA gene encoding negative elongation factor A isoform X3 → MASMRESDTGLWLHNKLGATDELWAPPSIASLLTAAVIDNIRLCFHGLSSAVKLKLLLGTLHLPRRTVDEMRGALAEIIQLATLDSDPWVLMVADILKSFPDTGSLNLDLEEQNPNVQDILGELREKVNECEASAMLPLECRYLNKSALTTLAGPLTPPVKHFQLKRKPKSATLRAELLQKSTETAQQLKRSAGVPFHAKGRGLLRKMDTTTPLKGIPKQAPFRSPTTPSVFSPAGNRTPIPPSRTPLRKERGVKLLDISELDMVGAGREAKRRRKTLDAEVVEKPAKEETVVENATPDYAAGLVSTQKLGSLNSEPALPSTSYLPATPSAVPASSYVPSSETPAAPSSREAGLQASRPPEEPSTPSPALPAQFKQRAPMYNSGPSPATSAPSTPTSPLTPTTPPAVTPAAQTPPVAMVAPQTQPPAQQQPKKNLSLTREQMFAAQEMFKTANKVTRPEKALILGFMAGSRENPCQEQGDVIQIKLSEHTEDLPKSDGQGSTTMLVDTVFEMNYATGQWTRFKKYKPMANVS